The DNA segment TTTCATAGTCGCATGGCTGGCTGGGCGAGTGATTCTGGTTGCTAGAAATCAGGGACAGAGTGTCGGGCGCTGGGCTTTGGATATGAAAGTCGTCGATCCCAAATACCGCAAAACGCCGGGGCTTTTTGAGTTATGCAAGCGCGAAGGGATTCTGGGATTCGCGGCTGTTTTGGCGATGGTGGGATTGACCATTGGGGTGTCGAACGGGATCTCTTTGCTGCTGTTGATCAGCCCTCTAGCGGTGGATTGTGGGGTGGCTTTTGCAGATGCTGAGTGGCAACAAGCTTTTCACGATCGCGTTGGGCGAACTTGTATCGTCCAGACGCGCCGGGGTTATTCTCTAGATATCCGAGTCAAAAAATTAC comes from the Coleofasciculus sp. FACHB-1120 genome and includes:
- a CDS encoding RDD family protein, giving the protein MRNELTNRRLPKVPIERRCIAFAIDFLIIWLFSLPFGTNTPGVPIAQILVFIVAWLAGRVILVARNQGQSVGRWALDMKVVDPKYRKTPGLFELCKREGILGFAAVLAMVGLTIGVSNGISLLLLISPLAVDCGVAFADAEWQQAFHDRVGRTCIVQTRRGYSLDIRVKKLLAQVTRRMK